A genome region from Nodosilinea sp. FACHB-141 includes the following:
- a CDS encoding metallothionein: MTTVTQMKCACDSCLCIVDTSQALEKDGQYFCSDACADGHPEGSSGCGHTGCGCNS; the protein is encoded by the coding sequence ATGACTACCGTTACCCAAATGAAATGCGCTTGCGACTCGTGCCTGTGCATTGTTGACACCAGCCAGGCTTTAGAAAAAGACGGCCAGTATTTTTGCAGTGATGCCTGTGCCGACGGCCACCCCGAGGGGTCTTCGGGCTGTGGTCACACCGGCTGCGGCTGTAATAGCTAA
- a CDS encoding cofactor assembly of complex C subunit B: MAQNDPNRVLRLLPLVTGGLGGTLLLLNRVLTPALTESQARSDVMGVILSALLILTGLLWQRVQPTLPEAVTLMGKEGLELDNALPDAAKTELAWASHLLLTNTVTRSVVVYRQGKTLLRRGILAPNAEVTPGPILKRVLETGKAVYLVKLSIYPGRVEFDYLPENTQGVICQPMGQGGALILAANAPRSYTRQDEAWIEGIADKLGHTLDTSTVAPDVQVEISQA; this comes from the coding sequence ATGGCGCAAAATGACCCAAACCGGGTGCTGCGGCTGCTGCCGCTGGTAACAGGAGGCTTGGGCGGCACCCTGCTGCTGCTCAACCGAGTGCTGACTCCAGCTCTGACCGAATCTCAGGCGCGATCGGATGTGATGGGTGTGATTCTCAGCGCTCTGCTGATTTTGACGGGCTTGCTATGGCAGCGGGTGCAGCCTACCCTGCCTGAAGCCGTTACCTTGATGGGAAAAGAAGGGTTGGAGCTAGATAATGCCCTGCCCGATGCTGCTAAAACTGAACTGGCCTGGGCTTCTCACCTGCTATTGACCAACACCGTTACGCGCTCCGTCGTCGTCTACCGCCAGGGCAAAACCCTGCTGCGGCGCGGAATCTTAGCTCCTAATGCTGAGGTCACCCCTGGCCCAATCTTGAAACGAGTGTTGGAGACTGGCAAAGCAGTGTATCTGGTCAAACTCAGCATTTACCCAGGCCGTGTAGAGTTCGACTATTTGCCTGAAAATACTCAGGGCGTGATCTGTCAGCCCATGGGCCAGGGCGGCGCGCTGATTTTGGCGGCCAATGCCCCCCGCAGCTATACCCGCCAAGACGAAGCCTGGATTGAAGGCATCGCCGACAAGCTTGGCCATACCCTAGATACATCAACAGTTGCCCCAGATGTCCAAGTAGAGATTTCCCAGGCGTGA